The window tacatagggggcagtattatagtagttatattcttgtacataggggcagtattatagtagttatattcttatacatagggggcagtattatagtagttatattcttgtacatagggggcagtattatagtagttatattcttgtacataggggcagtattatagtagttatattcctgtacatagggggcagtattatagtagttatattcctgtacataggggcagtattatagtagttatattcttgtacatagggggcagtattatagtattatattcctgtacatagggggcagtattatagtagttttatccctgtacataggggcagtattatagtagttatattcctgtacatggggggcagtattatagtagttatattcctgtacatggggggcagtattatagtagttatattcttgtacatagggggcagtattatagtagttatattcctgtacatagggggcagtattatagtagttatattcctgtacatagggggcagtattatagtagttatattcctgtacatagggggcagtattacagtagttatattcttgtacataggggggagtattatagtagttatattcttgtacatagggggcagtattatagtagttatattcctgtacatagggggcagtattatagtagttatattcttgtacatagggggcagtattatagtagttatattcttgtacatagggggcagtattatagtagttatattcttgtacataggaggcagtattatagtagttatattcctgtacatggggggcagtattatagtagttatattcttgtacatagggagcagtattatagtagttatattcttgtacatagggggcagtattatagtagttatttcctgATCGTCTCAGGGGCAGCACACACAAATGGGTTTTAGTCCTCTAGAACCAatcagatagagacaggttaccaAGCAGTACACATGTATTCAATTAACTAGTTAAGGAGCcctataagagggaggaggaactaGGAGACAGTGTATTTTTTCTTTCTCTAGGTCAAAGATACAGACAGGACCTATGCTGCTGCTGTTCTTGTGTCCGCGCTGCACACAGTGGGGTGTCCCATGTTGCTCAGACGCGATGGTGTACTGAGACGGCCACTGTTTCAGCAGCCTAAACATGGGCAGTGTTGAGCCTCGGTACACGCCTGCCCTCCCAGGGTTTTTATACCCGCGAGGCTGTAATGGCCTCCAGAGGAGATGAAGGCCGCCTACGTCACACTACTGCAAGCCCCGCCTACCTCCATGGCGGGAGCCGGACCGGAAGTGCCTCAGCCCGAGGAGTCCGGATGTGACACTTCAGGTGAGGGCAGGCCGGGCCTGTGTGATGCCATGATTACAGCACCGGATGTGGTGTTCCCTTTCTGGCGCCAGGGAGTTTTGGCTGAGGACCGGAGGTGACGCAATCGGCGTCTGGAGTTTGAAGTTCCGGCGCCACAATATGCAGATTGCTCTCTGCCAGCAACGCGGCCCTCTGCTTACTGAGGTAAGAAATGGCTCCTGTTATGCTCATGCTCCCTGGTGTGTATTCACACTGCGCTGATTACTGCTGTCCAGGCCCTGCACTCCCTGCTACACAGTGCTGCAGCTCCTATATGGGTTTGTATACCTCTGCAGGatatatataggagggctgtgtcCTAATGCAATGTTATAGGCACTCACTGCTTTATAGTGCTGCAGCGCGTGTATCAAATGTATAAGGTTATATGTACAACTCGCTGTTACATCATGCCTCAGGCTACTATATTACTCATATAGAATGCTATGCTAGctgctatattatacatataggatGCTATGTTATGCACTCGCTGGTTACCCCTAGCtactatattacatgtacaggatGTTATGTAATGTTACACTCCACAGCCATTCTAACCTGTATGTACTTTCTCTCGTCAGATCACTGCTGCTAAGCAGCTCCAGGCCTGGCAGGTgccggaatgggagactggctggcttcCTTTGATAAGGCCTCAGCTCCTGTATTGGATTTATATGATGCATAAAAATCTATGATGTAATGCACTTCTGTTACATAGGGTCTCATCCcccatattacatgtatagcatggtgttattattgtgcactcCCTGTGTCATAGTGCATCAGCTGCTATTAGATGTGtaagatatatgatatatgcacaTAGTGCCGCAGCCCCTATGTTGGATGTTATTATACACTATGGGTTAGTGCATCTGCTGTTATTAGATGTATAAATGCTATATATAGGCACTTCTGTCTCACAGTACCTCCGCTCCTGTGTCGGATGTATAGCAGGGTGCTGTTATCATGCACCCCCTGTCTCACAGTACCTCCGCTCCTGTGTTGGATGTATAGCAGGGTGCTGTTATCATGCACCCCCTGTCTCACAGTACCTCCGCTCCTGTGTCGGATGTATAGCAGGGTGCTGTTATCATGCACCCCCTGTCTCACAGTACCTCCGCTCCTGGGTCGGATGTATAGCAGGGTGCTGTTATCATGCACCTCCGGTCACACAGTTTCCTGTGTGGATACGTAATggcgatattatgtgcactctctGCTAGCATTAGTGCTAGAAATGCCTGGTCAGAACGGGTGATTAACCCttgttttgttctgttttataGCAGATGTCGCCTCACAGGAGCTCAGCAAGAAACCTTCTCTAAGCTAAGCATAGTCTCTGCACCTCCTGATAATGCAAACTAACAGCTTATTTCTCCTGATTCCCACATCTAACAGAGGACATTTATAGTGGATCTATATCATGGTGCAAGGGGCAGCGGCCTCTGAAGTCACCATAGAGCTCTGAAGAGGGGTCTTGTTCTGGGGAATCTGATAATGATGAATATTATGTTACACAAGGATAAAGTTCAGTCTTTATGAGGACGTTAAACAATCCTAGTAGGGACACCCCATCCTAGAGGAGTGGATTATAAATATAACCTGAGCCTACATTCAAAGATGTACATTGAAAAGTCAAATCTCTTATAATTAAGGATCCTCCTGTTACTAAGGCACCTCACAAAGCGATGTTCCCGCTGAAGAATCGGCGTTCCCTAGTCCATAAAGCAGTCTCTGTACTGAAGAAGTCATCtacctcctctgctgctgtgtaaaGTCTCCCTGCCCTCTGCCCCAAGTGGCTCGGGCTGAGCGAATTGTTCTGGTGTATTAGATGAATACTGAAAAGATTGCATCTCATCAAGTGCTACAGATGATCTTTGATACTCACCTGGATACGGCGAGGCTCTCCTGTAAGTCATTTACCCTCGCCAGTACGGCTAGAAGAGCCTTATGAGTCAGGTAATAGGATGGAAATGGTGTTTTAAAGAACAACTTCTGAAGCCTGTTCCAGCCAGCATCCATGTCCATGATCCTGGAAAGCTGAAGTGAAGGTCAGGGAGTGAAGCTCCACAGTCCATAGCGGAGTCTTTAGGAGGCAGCAGAAGTCTCTGGCTAAGCAAGAAGACGCTTTCTCTTCCAGGAGAAGATTACCTATTACCAGTCCTACTGTCATGTGACGCCGAGCTCCACATACATGAGGTGGGGAGGAAGACCTCAGAAGTATTACTCTCAGTAGTCAATAACTACCATCAGACAACTGGGGACATCAGTCATCACAGGAGGCTGCACCTCAGTGTCCAGAGAACTCTACCAGCTGACgtcatattttttgtatagaccCTCATTTTTTTCTCTCAacattcaaaaaaataaataaataaataaataaagagggGTCAAATTCAGGATTAAAGCGATCCAGTCTGCAGGGGCTCTTCTAATTAAAGAGGACTATCTAGTCACACTGTAGCCTCAATGTTCCCTGTCTACTCACAGGGGATAGTTGTGCAGTGATTCAAACCAGATCCAAAAGATTGCATCTccagtttttttctttattggcAGTGGTTtttcatggcagccctgaggatCAGGGTATCACAATGGTGGAGTATCCAGACAGCCGGCTGATAAGAGCTTCCTCAGAACCTCTACTCCAATCCCATGTTTTAGAAGTTTCTCCAATTGTGTCAGATTCTGAGATTCGTGTTTAATGCAAAGAAATCTTGCTTTGTGTCCCGTCAGTCACCGAGGTTTGAGCTTCTTAAATAAACACCTCAATTGGTGAATGTAACCCCAGAATAAGTGGGGGCCATCCAGAGATTGATCTTCAGACAAAGTGGAACAAGGGACACGACATTCCTCTCAAGCCTATAAAGGGCTCTTCAAACACCAGAAAAGACGGTAGGAATCTCAAACTCGATCATCCAAAATACTCTGGTCTCCTATCTCCGATAGGGACTTGCATCAGATGCCTCCTCTGAGGGTTGGGGTGCCCATGTTAGTCATCTATGGACTAAGAAGAAGTGGAGCAAACAAGATGATGAATCTCAAAATCCTAAAAGAACTTTAGGGCAGTAGAGCCCTTTTCTCCACTTTCAGTACCTTCTCCACTGTCATCACCCAGTCCAGTTAGACAACGGACTGACCATATTCTCTGAGCAAGCGGTAAGCTTGAAAAGCTATCACTTAGCCCGCTAATGTAAGGATGATGGCACAGACAGAAGATCTTCTGCACAGTACATCTGCAGGTCACATTGAAAGATTATAGAACACCACTGCGGATATTCTGGGCTGTGAGCCATGCCACCCGAAAGAATGGAGTCTCAACTCATCagttataatggtgtaatggtcaAATGAGATTTTTCCCTATCCAGATGCCATAGCGTCATGCGGAAATTCAAAACTACCAAAAATGTAAGTCATTTCAGCCATACATTGGCAATTGACGGGCTTCCTTTTTAAGTGGAACCAGGCTCTGGTGTACATGTTGCTTTCCTACTCCCTTGGTCCAAATGTTCTGAACAGTTTCAGATGAGGTAAGGACAAAGACTATGTCTTCCCGCCTCGTTGGCTCCACAGGGCCTGCCACGGTCGCTGTCAAAAGGGAGGTACTGTAAGTTGCCAGCAACAGGGACCTGCTCTCCAAAAAGAGCGTACACCATACTCATCCACACACTCGGCAGCTAATTGCCTGCAGGCTGACGCAGTGATCATGCGATCATATCCGGAGGTCAGAATTACCCTACAGACTGCCCATAGACCTACCAGGTTGAAAGACTAACGGAGTATGAAAGAGGCTCAAATCTTCATCAACTTTGATCCagatatcttaaaaaaaaaaaaaaaaaaaaaaaatctcgacTAAATCTCAATCAAATTCTCAACAATGGCATCTACTGCATATCTTCttcaaattaataataataattcttcaaaACCTTAAGTTCTGCTGTCCTTCCTGTAAGGCGCTATCGGTTGTCTTCTCAGCCCTATATAGGGTCCTATCAGAACTGTTACATAAAGGTCCCTCACCTTTAAAGTATTCTTCAGACCGCCATCACCGCAGCCAGGCGGGTTATTGAACTACAGGATCCATTAATCTAAGATCCATACTTCAAAAATTGAGATGACTTCCTCATCTGGGTATCAATGCcagatttttttccaaaaaaaaaaaaaaaaaaaaatttatgcttCCTTTTTATCTACAAACCTCTTGTTAGGATTAATGAAGTCTCCACACTCAAGATTTAAGAATAGCAGTTCTTGATGTCTTCCCTTAAAAAATGATCTTCCGTTATTTTTTTGGTGCCTCCTATTCCAGTGCTCCCAATAACTGGGCAAAGGGCAAGTTGTCACTATAACCAGGTGGTCTAAGGCCACCATAGAAGAACACTACAGTATACATGCTATCAAGATCCTTCTCAGTGATAAGGATTCCTTCTATACAGCCTACAGCTACCTCTTCAACAGAGTTATGTCATGGACAAAGTGGACAAGGCCACAACATGGTCGTCATCTTTAACCTTTGTCAAATATTATTAGGCTAGACTATCTCTTAAGCAGAAGGCACTCTGTGGCAGTGCAGTGCTTAAGTTACAAACATGTGGCCCACCCATAGAATTTTTCGGTACTGCTTTACAAATCCCATTTGTGTGTGCTGCCCCTGAGACGATCAGGAAAACAAAAATTTACTTACCCCGAAATTTTATTTTCCTGGAGTCCAGGGGCAGCACATGCTTCCCTCCCTTATTTATATTGCTTTATAATAATACACTGTCTCCtagttcctcctccctcttataggGCTCCTTAACTAGTTAATTGAATACATGTGTACTGCTtggtaacctgtctctatctgatTGGTTCTAGAGGACTAAAACCCATTTGTGTGTGCTGCCcctggactccaggaaaagaaaatttcggggtaagtaaatttttgttattcctgtacatagggggcagtattatagtagttatattcttgtacatagggggcaatattatagtagttatattcttgtacataggggggagtattatagtagttatattcttgtacatagggggcagtattatagtagttattttcctgtacatagggggcagtattatagtagttatattcttgtacatagggggagttttatagtagttatattcttgtacatagggggagttttatagtagttatattcttgtacatagggggcagtattatagtagttatattcttgtacatagggggcagtatattagtagttatatccttgtacataggggcagtattatagtagttatatttttgtacatagggggcagtattatagtagttatattcctgtacatagggggcagtattatagtagttatatccttgtacataggggcagtattatagtagttatattcctgtacatagggggcagtattatagtagttatattcctgtacatagggggcagtattatagtagttatattcctgtacatagggggcagtgttatagtagatatattcttgtacatagggggcagtattatagtagttatattcctgtacatagggggaagtattttagtagttatattcttatatatatatatatatagtgatagtTATATTATTTGAAGCTGTTAGAATATTGGGATTTTATACTTAGGGAATTCTAGTGTATTTCTATCCATCagggacactatatactatggggagtCTGGttctctctgtgtatatacagtatatatagggcAGTGCTATGATCCTGTGAGGAGCTTGTGGCACCCGCTGTATGGAGCAGGTAGGATGCTGATCACACATTGCTGTAATAATTCATGTCTATTTCCCTCCAGGACCGGCAATGATTCTCACATAACAGCAGTTGAAATGTAATCATTTGTGTTCCTTATTTCCATAGAACTAAGATTTTCTTTCTCATAGCAGAGTCACTTCCATAATGACAGACAATTATAGATCAAAACTAAAATTTAAGAACATTTTACATCAAGctttacatttctttaaaaatgttACTAATGTACCGGTACATAAACATCAGCATTTATTTTGTTCAGGATATGAACACAAttatgagttaaaaaaaaatgtaatcaaagTTGAAAATTTTAGTAGAGCACTGACATCAAACTAAGCAAAAAAACATTCCAGAGCCAAGGTGCAGCCCAAGAGAAGTCTTCAAAATAGTGGGAAGTCTGTTAATCTCTGTAGGTTAATGACAGGATGTAAGTAGGGTGGTAAAAAGAGTGTGGCTctgcctgtgtaagtgttaccaGAATGAGGACCACCAGACAGAATGATGACCACCAAACAGAATGAGGACCACCAGACAGAATGATGACCACCACACAGAATGAGGACCACCACACAGAATGAGGGACACCAGATAGAATGAGGACCACCAGACAGAATGAGAACCACCAGACAGAATGATGAAAACCAGACAGAATGAGGGACACCAGACAGAATGAGGGCCACCAGACAGAATGATGACCACCAAACAGAATGAGGACCACCAGACAGAATGATGACCACCACACAGAATGAGGACCACCAGACAGAATGAGGGACACCAGATAGAATGAGGACCACCAGACAGAATGAGAACCACCAGACAGAATAGAATGATGACCACCACACAGAATGAGGACCACCAGACAGAATGAGGGACACCAGATAGAATGATGACCACCAGACAGAATGAGGGACACCAGACAGAATGAGGACCACCAGACAGAATGAAGGCCACCAGACAGAATGAGGACCACCAGACAGAATGAGGACCACCAGACAGAATGAGGACCACCAGACAGAATGAGGATCACCAAACAGAATGATGACCACCAAACAGAATGAGGACCACCAGACAGAATGATGACCACCACACAGAATGAGGACCACCAGACAGAATGAGGGACACCAGATAGAATGAGGACCACCAGACAGAATGAGAACCACCAGACAGAATAGAATGATGACCACCACACAGAATGAGGACCACCAGACAGAATGAGGGACACCAGATAGAATGATGACCACCAGACAGAATGAGGGACACCAGACAGAATGAGGACCACCAGACAGAATGAAGGCCACCAGACAGAATGAGGACCACCAGACAGAATGAGGACCACCAGACAGAATGAGGACCACCAGACAGAATGAGGACCACCAGACAGAATAAGGATCACCAAACAGAATGATGACCACCAGACAGAATGATGACCACCAGACAGAATGAGAACCACCAGACAGAATGATGACCACCAGACAGAATGAGGACCACCAGACAGAATGAGAACCACCAGACAGAATGAGAACCACCAGACAGAATGAGAACCACCAGACAGAATGATGACCACCAGACAGAATGAGGACCACCAGACAGAATGATGACCACCAGACAGAATAATGACCACCAGACAGAATAATGACCACCAGACAGAATGAGAACCACCAGACAGAATGAGGGCCACCAGATAGAATGAGGGCCACCAGACAAAATGAGGACAACCAGACAGAATGAGAACCACTAGACAGAATGAGGGCCACCAGACATAATGAGGGCCACCAGACAGAATGAGAACCACCAGACAGAATGAGAACCACCAGACAGAATGATGACCACCAGACAGAATGAGGACCACCAGACAGAATGATGACCACCAGACAGAATAATGACCACCAGACAGAATGAGAACCACCAGACAGAATGAGGGCCACCAGATAGAATGAGGGCCACCAGACAAAATGAGGACAACCAGACAGAATGAGAACCACTAGACAGAATGAGGGCCACCAGACATAATGAGGGCCACCAGACAGAATGAGGACCACCAGACAGAATGAGGACCACCAGACATAATGAGGGAACCAGATAGAATGAGGACCACCAGACAGAATGAGGACAACCAGACGGAATGAGGACCACCAGACAGAATGAGGACCACCAGACAGAATGAGGGCCACCAGACAGAATGAGGACAACCAGACAGAATGAGAACCACCAGACAGAATGAGGACCACCAGACAGAATGATGACCACCAGACAGAATGAGGACCACCAGACAGAATGAGGACCACCAGACAGAATGAGGACAACCAGACAGAATGAGAACCACCAGACAGAATGAGAACCACCAGACAGAATGAGGACCACCAGACAGAATGAGGGACACCAGACAGAATGAGGACCACCAGACTGCCGGTTTTCCTCCGGTTAGGAATTGTAGGTAGCCCATTGCTCCTAAGTCCACTACCATTTAACACATCGGTTTTGCCTCCTCAGCATGGTCCACATCTTACTTGAAAGATCCATTAAGTTAGGCAACCAGTCCCGGGTGACAGAGTTCACCCTCCTTGCGATTGGTTATGTCTCCCATTTTAAGCCTCTTATCTTTACAATCTTTTTGATTGTCTTCCTCATGACCGTCATAGGAAACAGTCTCATTATTTTTTTGGTCAGACTGAATATTTCTCTTCATACCCCAATGTACTTTTTCCTATCAAACTTATCATTTGTGGAGCTTTGCTACACGTCCACCACAATCCCGAACATCTTGTATGGAATTATAAAGGGCAGTGGTGCCATCTCCTTCGCGGGATGCTTCACCCAGGTTTATCTGATTACATTATGTGCCACCGCCGAATGCAGTCTGCTGGCCGCCATGGCTTGTGACCGCTATGTGGCCATCTGTCGGCCTTTGCGGTACACCGTCATCATCAGTAGGACGGTTTGTGCCTATTTTGCCATATTCGCCTGGCTAAGTGGGGTGATAAACTCAACCGTCAATACCTTGGTCTACTCCAAATTTGATTTCTGTGGGTCAAACTCCATGAACCGATTCTATTGTGAAGGTCAACCTGTATTACGTCTTTCCTGCTCCGACACCTACATCAGCGACGTACTGGCCACACTTTCTGCGGCCGTGTTTGGGGTCAGTTTTCTCCTGCTTATCCTTACGTCTTATAGCTTCATCCTAAGGGCAATTCTGAAGATGCCGAGTGCAAGTAGCAGACACAAGACCTTCTCCACCTGCACCTCACACATCACTGTCGT is drawn from Engystomops pustulosus chromosome 9, aEngPut4.maternal, whole genome shotgun sequence and contains these coding sequences:
- the LOC140076484 gene encoding olfactory receptor 5F1-like, encoding MVHILLERSIKLGNQSRVTEFTLLAIGYVSHFKPLIFTIFLIVFLMTVIGNSLIIFLVRLNISLHTPMYFFLSNLSFVELCYTSTTIPNILYGIIKGSGAISFAGCFTQVYLITLCATAECSLLAAMACDRYVAICRPLRYTVIISRTVCAYFAIFAWLSGVINSTVNTLVYSKFDFCGSNSMNRFYCEGQPVLRLSCSDTYISDVLATLSAAVFGVSFLLLILTSYSFILRAILKMPSASSRHKTFSTCTSHITVVVLYFGALTFMYLLPSNSSSQWLDLAVSIIYSTMTPMLNPIIYSLRNHQVKGALNNLMRCNY